In Periplaneta americana isolate PAMFEO1 chromosome 4, P.americana_PAMFEO1_priV1, whole genome shotgun sequence, one DNA window encodes the following:
- the Sec20 gene encoding vesicle transport protein SEC20 yields the protein MDDTQVVDIVRQEIVNHNLLVKALIQDIYTCTGPLEVLNELNQEGRSKIGLLRKQIDQLESLAKEQEKESERLKLLKEVESHRQQLTSTLGAFRKANITCMLTIEKSNKDELLDNGSEEAVLRHRQRRDKEGLVKMSSNVTEQLLSISRHLADTTQRSADTLETLANSSSNVHSTQEELQTTGSVISQSGKLLAKYGRREFTDKVLLLFAFAFFLACVLYIVQKRLF from the exons ATGGATGATACACAAGTTGTAGATATTGTGAGACAAGAGATTGTAAATCATAATCTACTTGTTAAAGCGTTAATTCAG gatataTATACATGTACAGGACCACTCGAAGTTTTAAATGAATTAAACCAAGAAGGTCGTTCTAAAATAGGTCTTCTGAGAAAACAAATAGATCAATTAGAAAGCCTGGCCAAGGAACAAGAAAAGGAATCTGAAAGACTGAAACTTCTGAAGGAAGTGGAAAGTCACCGACAACAGCTGACAAG CACACTTGGAGCATTTCGCAAGGCCAATATCACGTGTATGCTTACCATTGAAAAGTCAAACAAAGATGAGCTTCTTGACAATGGATCGGAAGAAGCAGTGTTACGACATAG GCAGCGAAGGGATAAAGAAGGACTGGTCAAGATGTCATCAAATGTAACAGAACAGTTACTATCTATAAGTCGTCATTTAGCAGACACAACTCAGCGCAGTGCTGACACTCTTGAAACATTAG CTAATTCATCAAGCAATGTCCACAGCACTCAAGAGGAACTTCAGACTACCGGCAGCGTGATCAGTCAATCAGGGAAACTTCTTGCAAAGTATGGTCGTCGTGAATTCACTGATAAAGTTCTCTTACTTTTTGCGTTTGCTTTCTTTCTTGCCTGTGTTTTGTATATTGTTCAGAAAAGACTGTTTTGA
- the LOC138697551 gene encoding piRNA biogenesis protein EXD1 — translation MDEDYCKGQRLFLETLDGTVEGVFHSMDPGHNKMTLKQVILHPSGEKIDGLYHYYRNEVLCVRILEPGSYTGVDTTNEAAGNWNLMRKTESSVISNKLPARVVPADVVMNCKPGYGQNRQSVSNRKTNLSEEEYDELNKLLHNYVFIDRVGDVFKRAIQEIREEPAVGVSVEGAVFGRRSKIGVITIVTPKWAFLFDIHTLGDEMFNNGLRDILESKNIEKVMHNCRLVSDCLHHKHKVTIDNVFDTQVGDLTVMQQKYGQFPRTVSSLPQCLTKYLHLPENLIHQPQIRAGYMVVDVLKWIKRPLSIELRSAAVKNGIYLLHLKKRILAEMMNTFHQCVNLFLNVVRDADQQEASEHQANDTLVPLEVLSFNNPRSQMTDKEVVRNGV, via the exons ATGGATGAAGATTATTGTAAAGGTCAGCGATTATTTTTAGAAACTTTAGATGGAACTGTTGAAGGAGTTTTTCACTCGATGGATCCTGGTCATAACAAGATGACATTGAAACAGGTCATTCTGCATCCATCTGGCGAGAAAATTGATGGACTTTATCACTACTATCGAAATGAAGTTCTTTGTG TTCGTATCTTGGAGCCAGGTTCATACACAGGCGTGGACACAACCAATGAGGCAGCTGGAAACTGGAACCTTATGAGGAAGACCGAATCATCTGTGATTAGTAATAAGCTTCCTGCTCGAGTTGTTCCTGCAGATGTTGTCATGAACTGTAAACCTGGCTATGGTCAGAACAGACAGTCTGTTTCAA ATCGGAAAACTAACCTGAGTGAGGAAGAGTATGATGAATTAAATAAACTTCTTCATAACTATGTGTTTATTGATCGTGTAGGAGATGTATTCAAAAGGGCT ATACAAGAAATACGTGAAGAACCAGCTGTTGGTGTAAGTGTTGAGGGTGCTGTGTTTGGAAGGCGAAGCAAGATTGGCGTCATTACCATTGTGACACCCAAATGGGCCTTTCTATTTGATATCCATACTCTTGGTGATGAAATGTTTAACAACGGGCTTCGTGATATTTTGGAAAGCAAAAATATTGAGAAAGTTATGCATAACTGTCGCCTGGTGTCTGATTGCTTGCATCACAAACATAAAGTTACTATTGACAATGTATTTGACACCCAA GTAGGAGACCTGACAGTGATGCAGCAGAAGTACGGACAGTTTCCGCGAACAGTAAGCAGTTTGCCACAATGCCTAACAAAGTACTTGCATTTGCCAGAAAATCTCATACATCAACCACAGATCCGTGCAGGCTATATGGTG GTAGATGTATTGAAATGGATTAAACGACCCTTATCAATAGAGCTTAGGTCGGCAGCAGTAAAGAATGGTATTTACTTACTTCACCTCAAGAAAAGGATTCTTGCAGAGATGATGAATACATTCCATCAATGTGTGAACTTGTTCCTGAATGTAGTGAGGGATGCGGACCAACAGGAAGCCAGTGAACACCAG GCTAATGACACACTGGTGCCACTGGAAGTGTTGTCATTCAACAATCCTAGAAGTCAGATGACAGACAAGGAAGTGGTTAGAAATGGTGTCTGA